A window of Pedobacter lusitanus contains these coding sequences:
- a CDS encoding tyrosine-type recombinase/integrase, giving the protein MSFEQYLEHHGLKPVTVYQHRKYTSHFLGWLAEEGFNLEQVSYNEILDYAAYQKQENKGVGLVNRMLLAIRYYFSWLQKQGRVSSNPVAGIRLKGSTRTVPSGLLEKGELDALYESYQVKDERSQRNKVMLSLLIYQGLSTQDLHQLKEEHLKLKEGKVYIAANEHSNSRMLRLEAFQIMELYEYIHVTRSKILVNRMAGRSGRKPKTMKSAEQISQLFISMNGCENIKNSLYHLNQALRRLNVKYKNAVQLRQSVITEWLKEKDLRTVQYMAGHKYVSSTEWYQTSNLEDLKEALNKHHPLK; this is encoded by the coding sequence ATGAGCTTTGAGCAGTACCTGGAGCATCATGGCTTAAAACCTGTTACGGTTTACCAGCACCGGAAATATACGAGTCACTTTCTGGGCTGGCTTGCAGAGGAAGGCTTCAATCTGGAGCAGGTGAGCTATAATGAAATCCTTGATTATGCAGCTTACCAGAAGCAGGAAAATAAAGGAGTGGGACTGGTTAACCGGATGCTGCTGGCTATCCGGTATTACTTTAGCTGGTTACAGAAACAGGGCAGGGTCAGTAGTAATCCGGTAGCAGGTATCAGGTTGAAAGGCAGTACCAGAACTGTTCCCAGTGGTCTGTTGGAAAAAGGCGAGCTGGATGCTTTATATGAAAGTTATCAGGTTAAAGATGAGCGTAGTCAGCGTAATAAAGTGATGTTGTCTTTGCTGATCTATCAGGGTTTGAGTACTCAGGATCTGCATCAGCTGAAAGAAGAGCATCTCAAGCTAAAAGAAGGAAAGGTATACATCGCTGCAAATGAGCATAGCAATAGCAGAATGCTTAGGCTGGAAGCCTTTCAGATCATGGAACTGTATGAATATATCCATGTTACCCGTTCTAAGATCCTGGTTAACAGAATGGCAGGACGTTCCGGTAGAAAACCTAAAACAATGAAATCAGCTGAACAAATCAGTCAGTTGTTCATCAGTATGAATGGTTGTGAAAACATCAAAAACAGCTTATATCATCTGAACCAGGCTTTACGTAGGTTGAACGTAAAATATAAAAATGCAGTACAGCTCCGTCAAAGTGTAATCACTGAATGGTTGAAAGAAAAAGACTTACGGACAGTTCAATATATGGCAGGCCATAAATATGTGAGCAGTACTGAATGGTATCAGACCAGTAATCTGGAAGACCTGAAAGAGGCTCTGAATAAACACCATCCGCTAAAATAA
- a CDS encoding tyrosine-type recombinase/integrase translates to MENPLYIRQQTGFEQWLKVLNFDVSSQRDMPKLLGEFLSYLESQACVSLSQLQESHLHNYLIELSEKPGKTGRGLLSLNYRRKHLQVIRKFARYLAESGQESFTVKVQLKEKPVMGKNILSRKEVGKLYAATSDSPLGLRDRALLALYYGCGLRKSEGLSLNTEDVLLEKELVLVRKGKGYKARYVPLTGSNKTDLEHYLRYGRPYLLSGNKESALVLTIHGGRLKTAFKRIERLKEKADLDQAIGPHTLRHSIATHLLAAGMRLEQIQRFLGHSSLESTQIYTHIVHEL, encoded by the coding sequence ATGGAAAATCCACTTTATATCCGGCAGCAAACAGGCTTTGAACAGTGGCTCAAGGTACTGAACTTTGATGTCAGCAGTCAAAGGGATATGCCTAAGCTGCTGGGAGAGTTCCTGAGCTATCTGGAATCACAGGCTTGTGTTAGCCTGTCACAACTCCAGGAAAGTCATCTGCACAATTACCTGATTGAGCTGAGTGAGAAACCGGGTAAAACCGGCAGAGGTTTACTGAGTTTGAACTACCGGCGTAAACACCTGCAGGTGATCCGTAAGTTTGCGCGGTATCTGGCTGAAAGCGGACAGGAAAGCTTTACGGTCAAGGTTCAGCTTAAAGAGAAGCCTGTAATGGGCAAGAATATACTGAGCAGAAAGGAAGTGGGGAAACTTTATGCTGCCACCTCGGATAGTCCTTTGGGTCTGCGAGACCGTGCACTACTGGCTTTGTATTATGGATGTGGTCTTAGAAAAAGTGAAGGGCTGAGCCTGAATACAGAAGATGTACTGCTGGAAAAAGAACTGGTGCTGGTTCGTAAAGGTAAAGGTTATAAAGCGCGTTATGTTCCGCTGACAGGAAGCAATAAAACAGATCTGGAGCATTACCTGCGCTATGGGCGGCCTTATCTGCTGAGTGGGAATAAAGAATCTGCGCTGGTGTTAACGATCCATGGGGGACGGTTAAAGACGGCTTTTAAACGTATTGAACGGTTAAAAGAAAAGGCAGATCTTGATCAGGCCATCGGCCCCCATACCCTTCGTCATAGTATAGCGACTCATCTGCTTGCAGCAGGAATGAGGTTGGAACAGATCCAGCGGTTCCTGGGTCACAGCAGTTTGGAAAGTACGCAGATCTATACCCATATTGTACATGAGCTTTGA